CTGGGAGACGTTCTCTGAACCTAAGCTCGAATTTACCGGCGAATATCTGAAACTCTCAGAAATCTCCTCTGTCCACATCTTTAATGAAATCTATCAATCCCGCGAAGTAAATTTGTTGGTCGTCATACATCGCAAGGTGACTCCCGTTCGGACAGTGCAGGTATCTTCCGTGATTGACTTCACTCGCCATCCACTTCATATGTTCCGGATCCATCGTATCGTATGCGCCGCCTATAGTGAGTGTAGGCACTCGTATCTTGTGCAGATCGGAT
Above is a genomic segment from Candidatus Neomarinimicrobiota bacterium containing:
- a CDS encoding proline iminopeptidase, encoding SDLHKIRVPTLTIGGAYDTMDPEHMKWMASEVNHGRYLHCPNGSHLAMYDDQQIYFAGLIDFIKDVDRGDF